One genomic window of Cannabis sativa cultivar Pink pepper isolate KNU-18-1 chromosome 2, ASM2916894v1, whole genome shotgun sequence includes the following:
- the LOC115718575 gene encoding uncharacterized protein LOC115718575, which produces MERGGEKKEEEEEDIVCLDRSFFINDDYQLAEFTFGSQVINLFCLQSASTDFDLTGQLVWPGAMLLNDYIAHNVNLLQGCSVIELGSGVGITGILSSRFCHKFVLTDHNDEVIKILEKNVELHASSHAELLVEKLEWGNSEQICDILEKHSSGFDLILGADICFQQSSIPLLFSTVKKLLEVRGQGECKFILAYVSRAKSMDLVVPNEAKRCSLQITEVVGTRRAVSNLEGVIFEVTL; this is translated from the exons atggaaagaggaggagaaaagaaagaagaagaagaagaagatatagTTTGCTTAGACCGATCTTTCTTTATCAATGATGA TTACCAGCTAGCTGAATTCACATTTGGCTCTCAAGTGATCAACCTCTTTTGTCTCCAATCTGCTTCTA CTGATTTTGATCTGACTGGGCAATTGGTATGGCCTGGAGCTATGCTTTTGAATGATTACATTGCACATAATGTTAATCTGCTCCAAGGATGCTCTGTTATTGAATTAGGTTCTGGTGTTG GTATTACTGGTATACTAAGTAGCAGATTTTGCCATAAATTTGTGTTAACAGATCATAACGATGAAGTAATCAAG ATCCTCGAGAAAAACGTAGAGCTGCATGCATCTTCTCATGCTG AATTATTGGTTGAGAAACTAGAGTGGGGAAATTCTGAGCAGATTTGCGATATCTTAGAAAAGCATTCGAGTGGATTTGATCTTATTCTTGGAGCTGATATCT GCTTTCAACAATCGAGCATTCCTTTGCTTTTCAGTACAGTGAAGAAACTCCTTGAAGTTAGAGGCCAAGGAGAATGCAAATTCATACTAGCCTACGTATCCCGTGCTAAGAG CATGGATTTAGTGGTTCCAAATGAAGCTAAGCGGTGCAGCTTGCAGATAACCGAAGTAGTTGGAACTCGGCGTGCTGTTAGTAATTTGGAAGGAGTTATTTTTGAGGTGACCCTTTGA